A DNA window from Paenibacillus andongensis contains the following coding sequences:
- a CDS encoding sensor histidine kinase, protein MKPSYLKKLPIMLQLSLLGLIIVMVMLSIMAVNYYRAVNVVKKDNNDYIKGVISQLNQSISANSKDIQRIIETVAYNGQTVQRYLNSTDLAQKVELFTQFKAYLSDMKGMKTGILDIALIENNGTVYNFSANSPQLAVISQEIPRNNLYSFLGFKMIALPYTLTPVVVAGAPIYSTTNFEKDKQELGTLLLVLDNRLLFGDGNPVNLPEGALVYMTDRNGSLFYTNDDSSKLGKPIPKDKLLNHNSQYMIQREAIPEMDGEIIIAMPNRVLLQGLNDIRRQQLIMVVIALVLMIIPLLFVSNNILRPLKKFMRLMGEVSLGEKKHLSKRIAVDGYAEMIIMASRFNEMLAEIEKLTDHLLESKHDLYETELTKRRVELTLLQSQINPHFLYNTLESIKGLAVEEGSTQIFELTKALALFFRYSVKGSDMVPLERELMIIKNYIYIHQIRFGRRLQVEYDIGTDCLSYLVPKMILQPIVENAIKHGIEPLERTGLLVIRGYRDEEKLYLFVTDNGTGISLEKLKEIHTTIERGSAIEGIDDDSVTGIGLANVHNRIRMIFGESYGIEMTSELKVGTTVSFIIPIRGNEHV, encoded by the coding sequence ATGAAACCGTCCTATTTGAAAAAACTTCCCATCATGCTGCAATTATCATTACTAGGTTTAATTATCGTTATGGTTATGCTTTCGATCATGGCTGTCAATTATTACCGTGCGGTCAATGTCGTTAAGAAGGATAACAACGATTACATCAAAGGTGTTATTTCACAACTGAACCAATCTATTTCTGCCAATAGCAAAGATATTCAAAGAATTATTGAAACGGTTGCCTACAACGGACAAACCGTACAACGTTATTTGAATTCAACAGATTTAGCCCAAAAGGTTGAATTGTTTACCCAGTTTAAGGCTTATTTGTCAGATATGAAGGGAATGAAAACGGGAATTCTGGATATTGCGTTAATTGAAAATAATGGCACAGTCTATAACTTCAGTGCCAATTCGCCCCAGCTTGCAGTGATTTCTCAGGAAATTCCGAGAAATAATTTGTACTCTTTTTTGGGGTTTAAAATGATCGCTTTACCTTATACGCTAACGCCAGTTGTAGTAGCGGGAGCACCAATCTACTCTACAACTAATTTTGAAAAGGACAAACAAGAACTCGGTACTTTACTGCTGGTCTTAGATAATCGATTGCTTTTCGGCGACGGCAACCCTGTCAATTTACCCGAGGGTGCCTTAGTCTACATGACGGATCGCAACGGAAGCCTCTTTTATACGAATGATGATTCAAGTAAACTGGGGAAGCCGATTCCAAAAGATAAATTGTTGAATCATAACAGTCAATATATGATTCAGAGGGAAGCTATTCCGGAAATGGACGGTGAAATTATTATTGCCATGCCGAATCGTGTGCTCCTTCAAGGTCTTAACGATATCCGTCGACAGCAGCTCATCATGGTCGTCATCGCACTCGTATTGATGATCATACCTCTTCTGTTCGTGAGCAACAACATTCTGCGGCCTTTGAAGAAGTTTATGAGGCTGATGGGAGAAGTGAGTCTCGGGGAAAAAAAACATCTCAGCAAACGAATAGCAGTAGATGGTTATGCGGAAATGATTATTATGGCTTCGCGTTTCAATGAAATGTTGGCGGAAATCGAGAAGTTGACGGATCATTTGCTGGAAAGCAAACATGATCTTTACGAGACGGAATTGACCAAGCGTAGAGTGGAACTCACCCTTCTGCAAAGCCAAATCAATCCACATTTTTTATACAATACACTGGAATCAATTAAAGGGCTTGCCGTGGAGGAGGGTTCTACCCAAATATTTGAACTGACTAAAGCGCTTGCTTTGTTTTTCCGATACAGTGTCAAAGGATCTGACATGGTTCCCTTGGAAAGAGAATTGATGATCATTAAAAACTATATCTACATTCATCAAATTCGTTTTGGCAGACGGCTGCAAGTGGAGTACGATATTGGTACGGATTGCCTTTCCTATCTTGTTCCTAAAATGATCTTACAACCCATAGTGGAAAACGCCATTAAACATGGTATTGAGCCGCTCGAACGAACTGGTTTGTTGGTGATACGAGGCTATAGGGATGAGGAGAAGCTGTACCTCTTCGTTACTGATAACGGAACAGGAATAAGTTTGGAGAAGTTAAAGGAGATTCATACTACAATTGAACGCGGATCGGCTATTGAAGGCATTGATGACGATTCCGTAACTGGCATTGGACTTGCGAACGTGCATAACAGAATTCGCATGATCTTCGGTGAATCATATGGCATTGAGATGACGAGCGAGCTTAAAGTCGGAACAACCGTTTCATTTATTATTCCGATTAGGGGGAATGAGCATGTATAA
- a CDS encoding response regulator transcription factor translates to MYKVFIVDDEELVIKSLKASVDWKGCGYEVVGYAQSGEEAVEAVKQVQPDVVFSDIRMPGMNGLELKKRLDDVGISSKFIIVSGLAEFALAQKAIQNGVSGYCLKPFDEMELMGYLKKIKRELDASRLLPEGEILDLIESGTPEANSRLRRELAFAGIDESGKDDLRIMLTVRRDRLPIHEQTPCLTVRIGYRKFIYVMADSDAAQFMSNFSSESREFWKGIGFSERVVEPAEFTQAIQDAELQAYQYFTLAESFTWEGSCETNDMKPVFVELTAGNSQAIIAQLDSLLSMFQSGLLNIRHALLLYNDCISKQSRNGKESDDLYLYSLEQLADQFEDVRDMIEYLKRLFREEQTEQQHVLIQPGRSTFSAMLEYINEHFSEDITILGVSKRFKLNPNYISQLFRKELDKTFTEYMTGLRMSRASELLKTTSIPINEIAEQIGYKDYFYFSKIFKKMMGVPPRTYRFDQGQNGFFPAPE, encoded by the coding sequence ATGTATAAAGTCTTTATTGTGGACGACGAGGAACTGGTTATTAAAAGCCTGAAAGCGTCGGTGGATTGGAAGGGATGCGGCTATGAAGTTGTTGGGTATGCCCAGAGCGGGGAGGAGGCAGTGGAAGCTGTAAAACAAGTTCAGCCGGATGTGGTTTTTTCCGATATTCGGATGCCCGGAATGAACGGGCTGGAACTGAAAAAACGATTGGACGACGTCGGTATATCCTCCAAATTTATCATAGTGAGCGGTCTGGCGGAATTTGCTCTCGCACAGAAAGCGATCCAGAACGGCGTATCCGGTTATTGCCTGAAGCCTTTCGACGAGATGGAACTCATGGGGTATCTGAAAAAGATCAAGCGGGAATTAGACGCCAGCCGTCTGTTGCCTGAAGGGGAAATCCTTGATTTGATTGAAAGCGGTACGCCGGAAGCAAACAGCAGATTGCGACGGGAGTTAGCTTTTGCCGGAATTGACGAGTCCGGAAAAGACGACTTGCGTATCATGCTTACCGTAAGAAGGGACAGGCTGCCGATCCATGAGCAAACCCCTTGCCTTACGGTGCGTATTGGTTATCGCAAGTTTATTTACGTAATGGCGGACAGCGATGCAGCACAGTTCATGTCCAACTTTTCTTCTGAAAGTCGTGAATTCTGGAAAGGAATCGGGTTCAGCGAGCGGGTTGTCGAGCCGGCAGAATTTACGCAGGCTATCCAGGATGCGGAACTTCAAGCCTATCAATATTTCACTTTAGCCGAAAGCTTCACATGGGAAGGATCATGCGAAACCAATGACATGAAGCCGGTATTTGTAGAACTGACTGCAGGTAATAGCCAGGCGATCATTGCGCAGTTGGATTCCTTGTTATCCATGTTTCAGAGCGGCCTTCTGAATATCCGGCATGCCCTGTTGTTGTATAACGACTGCATTTCGAAACAAAGTCGAAATGGTAAGGAGTCGGACGATTTATACCTATATTCATTGGAACAATTGGCTGATCAGTTTGAAGATGTCCGGGATATGATCGAGTATTTAAAGCGATTGTTCCGGGAGGAGCAGACCGAACAACAGCACGTTCTCATACAACCTGGACGCAGTACATTCTCTGCCATGCTGGAATACATCAACGAGCACTTCAGCGAGGACATTACCATTCTGGGCGTAAGTAAACGATTCAAATTAAACCCAAACTACATCTCGCAATTATTCAGAAAAGAACTGGATAAAACCTTTACCGAATACATGACTGGCCTTAGAATGAGCCGCGCTTCGGAGTTGCTCAAGACCACCTCCATTCCGATCAACGAAATAGCGGAGCAGATAGGATATAAGGATTATTTTTATTTCAGTAAAATATTCAAAAAAATGATGGGCGTTCCGCCTAGAACCTATCGATTCGACCAAGGTCAAAACGGTTTTTTTCCGGCTCCTGAATAA
- a CDS encoding ABC transporter permease, giving the protein MQHTVTQTKYKRRRGAEVVRRRWQEVVRHKYFYLMVFPTVLFFLIFAYVPMYGVILAFKDFNYSLGIMNSPWNNFQNFRDVLGDPKFHHAFNNTLLISFGRLLIEFPIPILLAIMLNEMRNGKLKRIYQTVFTIPHFISWVVLSGIITSILSDQGVLNQILQLFGWEKNTILIHDGSFLALLFTSNIWKEAGWSSIIYLAAIAGINPELYEAAAIDGANRYQQMKAITWPVILTTAAILLILAVGGIMNGGFDQIFNLYNPAVYERADILDTYVYRSAFVDATGFGFSTTVGLLKSVISCLLLFGANFFVKHVMKEGGLY; this is encoded by the coding sequence ATGCAACATACAGTAACACAGACAAAATACAAAAGACGCCGCGGGGCGGAAGTCGTCCGTCGGCGATGGCAGGAAGTCGTCCGGCATAAGTATTTCTACTTGATGGTATTCCCAACGGTGTTGTTCTTTCTGATCTTCGCGTATGTACCCATGTACGGAGTGATCTTGGCTTTTAAGGACTTCAATTATTCACTGGGCATCATGAACAGTCCCTGGAACAACTTTCAAAACTTTCGGGATGTGCTGGGCGATCCGAAATTCCATCATGCGTTCAACAACACCTTGTTGATTAGCTTCGGGCGTTTGCTTATCGAATTTCCGATTCCGATCCTGCTGGCGATTATGTTGAATGAAATGCGAAACGGAAAATTAAAACGGATCTATCAAACCGTATTTACGATTCCGCATTTCATCAGCTGGGTCGTGTTAAGCGGAATCATAACGAGTATCCTGAGCGATCAGGGCGTGCTCAATCAGATCCTGCAGCTATTCGGATGGGAAAAAAACACGATCCTGATCCACGATGGAAGTTTTCTGGCGCTGCTGTTCACATCGAACATATGGAAAGAAGCAGGCTGGTCCTCCATTATTTATCTGGCCGCCATCGCGGGTATCAATCCCGAGCTTTATGAAGCGGCGGCCATAGACGGCGCAAACCGTTATCAGCAAATGAAGGCCATTACATGGCCGGTGATCCTTACTACGGCAGCTATTCTACTTATTCTGGCAGTCGGCGGTATCATGAATGGCGGGTTCGATCAGATTTTCAATTTGTATAACCCGGCCGTGTATGAACGTGCAGATATTCTCGATACCTACGTTTATCGCAGTGCCTTTGTAGACGCAACGGGGTTCGGCTTTTCCACTACAGTTGGTTTACTGAAATCCGTTATCAGTTGTTTGTTGCTTTTCGGAGCAAACTTTTTTGTGAAGCATGTTATGAAGGAGGGCGGCCTCTATTGA